From a single Brassica oleracea var. oleracea cultivar TO1000 chromosome C5, BOL, whole genome shotgun sequence genomic region:
- the LOC106294684 gene encoding pentatricopeptide repeat-containing protein At1g02370, mitochondrial: MNFRNLIASGSRLGKRFCATVFSPASSAGVVEASVSAPPTAASRQREIYKKLSKLSVTGRTVTQTLNQFIMEGTPVRKDDLFRCAKDLRKFRRHQHALEIFDWMEMRKMTLSIADHAIRLDLIAKTKGLEAAESYFNGLDPSTKSHRSTYGALMNCYCVELKEEKAKAHFEEMDELNFVNNTLPFNNMMSMYMRLGQPEKVPVLVDAMKRREISPCGITYSIWMQSCGSLNDLEGLEKVIDEMNKDSEAKTTWNTFSSLAGIYTKAGLHEKAESALRTMEEKMNPNNRDAHHFLISLYAGISKASEVERVWEALKKARPEVNNMSYLVMLQALSKLGDIDGVKRVFTEWESKCSAYDMRLANIAINAYLKGGMYREAEMILEGALKKCKGPFSKSRQLLMVHLLEKGEAGVAMKHLEAAASDFEEKKDEEWSWSSELVSLFFIHFEKAKDVEGAEELCRILSKWRPLDSETVTFLIKTYAAAEKTCPDMRERLFREQIEVSEEIQDLLETVCP; encoded by the exons ATGAACTTCCGCAATCTGATAGCCTCCGGCTCCCGCCTCGGGAAAAGGTTCTGCGCAACGGTCTTCTCTCCGGCGTCTTCCGCCGGCGTCGTCGAAGCCTCTGTTTCCGCTCCTCCGACGGCGGCGTCAAGGCAGCGAGAGATCTACAAGAAGCTCTCGAAGCTCAGCGTCACGGGAAGGACAGTGACGCAGACGCTGAATCAGTTCATCATGGAAGGCACTCCCGTCAGAAAAGACGATCTCTTTCGCTGCGCCAAAGACCTTCGCAAGTTCCGCCGCCATCAACACGCCCTCGAG ATCTTTGATTGGATGGAGATGAGGAAGATGACGTTATCAATCGCCGACCACGCGATTCGTTTGGATCTGATCGCAAAGACTAAAGGCTTAGAAGCTGCCGAGAGCTACTTCAACGGTTTAGATCCTTCTACGAAGAGTCATCGGTCTACTTACGGAGCGCTAATGAACTGTTACTGCGTGGAGCTCAAGGAAGAGAAAGCAAAGGCTCATTTCGAGGAGATGGATGAGCTTAACTTCGTTAACAATACGCTGCCGTTTAACAACATGATGTCAATGTACATGCGGTTAGGTCAGCCAGAGAAGGTTCCTGTGCTCGTTGACGCGATGAAACGGAGGGAGATATCTCCTTGTGGGATCACTTACTCTATATGGATGCAGAGCTGCGGAAGCTTGAACGATCTAGAAGGGTTAGAGAAGGTTATTGATGAGATGAACAAAGACAGTGAAGCTAAAACCACTTGGAACACTTTCTCTAGCTTAGCTGGGATCTACACTAAAGCTGGTCTTCACGAGAAGGCGGAGTCAGCTCTGAGAACCATGGAGGAGAAGATGAATCCTAATAACCGAGACGCGCACCATTTCCTCATTAGCTTGTACGCAGGAATCTCGAAGGCTTCCGAGGTTGAGCGAGTCTGGGAGGCGCTGAAGAAGGCTCGTCCTGAGGTCAACAACATGAGTTACCTTGTTATGTTGCAAGCTCTGAGTAAGCTAGGTGATATAGATGGGGTTAAGAGGGTCTTCACTGAGTGGGAATCCAAATGCTCTGCTTACGATATGAGGCTGGCGAATATAGCAATCAACGCGTATCTCAAAGGAGGTATGTATAGAGAGGCGGAGATGATTCTGGAGGGAGCGTTGAAGAAGTGCAAAGGGCCTTTTTCGAAGTCGAGGCAGCTTCTGATGGTTCATCTGTTGGAGAAGGGTGAAGCGGGTGTGGCGATGAAGCATTTGGAAGCAGCGGCTTCTGATTTTGAAGAGAAGAAAGACGAGGAGTGGAGCTGGAGCTCGGAGCTAGTGAGCTTGTTTTTCATTCACTTTGAGAAAGCTAAAGATGTGGAAGGAGCAGAGGAGCTGTGCAGGATCTTGTCCAAGTGGAGACCTCTCGACTCTGAAACAGTGACTTTTCTTATAAAGACTTATGCAGCAGCTGAGAAGACTTGTCCGGACATGCGTGAGAGATTGTTCCGAGAGCAGATTGAAGTAAGCGAGGAGATACAAGACTTGCTTGAAACTGTTTGTCCTTAA